AGCACACGACGCGTTTAACTACTTCGGAAAGGCTTATGGGTTTGAGGTTCGCGGATTACAAGGGATTAGCACCGCGACGGAGGCAGGCATCGCCGATGTGCAAGAATTGGCTACTTTTATCGCAGAACGGCGTATTCCGGCAATTTTTGTGGAATCATCTGTCTCTTCAAGGAGTCTTGAAGCAGTGAGGGCCGCTGTGAAATCAAAAGGGTTTGATGTCGAAATTGGTGGAGAACTTTTTTCTGATGCGATGGGTAACGACGGAACACCTGAAGGCACCTATATCGGTATGGTTCGCCATAATATTGATACAATTGTGAGCGCGCTGACCCGAGAATCGGGGACCCAAACCTCTTCTACAGCGGAGAATTAGGCATGCAAGCGTCCGAACCGAAAGCCATTGAGGTAACCGATCTGACGGTCGCCTATCAGGATAAACCTGTCTTGTGGGATATCGACCTTGATGTGCCCCCTGGGGTGCTTTTGTCAATCGTCGGTCCGAACGGTGCCGGTAAAACGACGTTGATTAAGGCAATTTTAGGGTTGGTACGTCCTGCGGCAGGCAATGTCTTGATTTACGACAAACCTTATGAGGCACAACGGCGGATCGTCGGTTATGTCCCGCAACGGGGCAGCGTGGATTGGGATTTTCCGACAAACGTTTTGGATGTTGTTATGATGGGACGTTACGGTGCACTCGGATGGGTCCGGCGACCGGGAAAGAACGAACGCGAACTGGCGATGCAAGCACTTGAGAAGGTCGGTATGGAGGCATATACCACCCGCCAAATCAGCCAACTCTCCGGTGGACAACAGCAACGCGTTTTTCTTGCACGCGCACTCGTTCAAGATGCTACCGTCTATTTGATGGATGAACCCTTCCAAGGTGTAGATGCCACCACGGAGCGGGCAATTGTGACACTCCTGCAGGAACTCCGAGCGAATGGTAAAACAGTCGTTGTAGTCCATCACGACCTGCAGACAGTAACCGATTATTTCGACTGGGTGATGCTATTGAATATTCGCCGTATTGCCAGTGGGCCCGTTGAGGAAACGTTCACATCAGACAATTTACGCGAGACTTACGGTG
The Candidatus Poribacteria bacterium genome window above contains:
- a CDS encoding metal ABC transporter ATP-binding protein, with the translated sequence MQASEPKAIEVTDLTVAYQDKPVLWDIDLDVPPGVLLSIVGPNGAGKTTLIKAILGLVRPAAGNVLIYDKPYEAQRRIVGYVPQRGSVDWDFPTNVLDVVMMGRYGALGWVRRPGKNERELAMQALEKVGMEAYTTRQISQLSGGQQQRVFLARALVQDATVYLMDEPFQGVDATTERAIVTLLQELRANGKTVVVVHHDLQTVTDYFDWVMLLNIRRIASGPVEETFTSDNLRETYGGRIAFMK